GCCATGATGGCCGCAGACACCACATTGGCGGCTCCCGAAACGAACCGTTCCCTGCGGGTGCCGTTCCACTGGATGAACCCGAATGCAAGGAAGGAACCCACATAAATGGCCCAGTGGTTCGCCTCCATGGACGGGATGAGGTGGAGAAGCTGGCCCACCAACAAGGCAGTCGCCAGGCCCAGAGACACATAGGGTTTCCAGGCGGCAACCGCGAGAGTTGCCGTTGCGAACGCAAGTGGCAACGTTCCGTTCCAGGAGGGGAACCCTGGCCAGGGGCCCATTCGTCCGGCCTAGCCCACGCACCACAGAACGATGAAGACGATTGCCACCGCGGGGGCGCCCCAAAATCGCAAGACTCTCATCCGCTTTTCCATGTTTGCAACCGTATCCACGGCTTCAGCCGTGCCGGCGCCACCTCGGGTGTCTCACCTCGAGTTCAACCCAAAAGCTGGCGGATTCATCTTTTGGGCCAATATCCGGGCTTTGCACCGTCACCGACGGTCCTGCATGCCTTGGGGAACGGCATCCCAGCATGCAGAATGGGCACATGGAACAACACCGTTCACCAAGGACTGGCCGGAAACAACCGTGACGTTCCCCGTGCTTGCACTTATTTGCGTTGCAGCTCTGCTTGGCCCCTTGCTGGCGCTCCCGCAAAAGTGGCGCCTGCCCGTGGTGATCGGTGAATTACTGGCCGGCCTGCTCATTGGCCGCACCGCCTTGAACCTGGTGGATCCCGCCGAGCCCACCTTTACGTTCTTGGCCGACATGGGGTTTGCGCTCGTCATGTTCGTTGCGGGGACCCATGTACCGGTTCGAAACAAGGCGATCCGCTCCGCCCTGGGCCGCGGGGCACTGGGCCTGATTGCCGTTTCCGTCGTGGCGGCTGCCATCGGCATAGCCCTGGCCAGCGTGTTTGGCGGCGGCCATGCGCCCTTGTACATCGTGTTGCTGGCGTCGTCGTCCGCCGCCTTGGTACTGCCCATTGTGGGCTCGCTGGGACTGGCTGGCCCCAACGTCCTGGCCATGACCGCTCAGGTTGCCCTGGCCGACACCTTGGCTATTATTGCCCTGCCGCTTGCTCTGGATCCCGCCACCGCGGGGACTGCAGCGCTGGGTTCCTTAGCGGTGCTGGCCTGCTCCGGCGTCGTTTTTGTCCTGCTGCGGCAAGGCGAACGGACCGGCCTACGGGACCGCATCCACAAGGTGTCCGAGTCCAGGAAATTTGCCCTTGAGCTGCGCATCCAGCTCATCATCTTGTTTGCCCTGGCCGGACTGGCCGTCTGGAGCCATGTCTCCATCATGCTGGCAGGATTCGTGTTTGGGCTGGTGGTTTCCGCGGCAGGGGAGCCGCGCAGGCTGGCGCGGCAACTGTTCGCGATCACCGAGGGATTCCTCGGTCCGCTGTTTTTCCTGTGGCTAGGCGCCTCCTTGAACCTGCACGAACTTGCAGCCCACCCACCCATGATCTTGCTGGGGCTGGCGCTGGGAGTGGGGGCCATCGCCGCCCACTCCGTCACGCGCTTCTTCGGCCAGCCGCTGCCTCTCGGGGTCCTGTCCGCCTCGCAGCTGGGCGTTCCCGTCGCCGCGGCAACCATTGGTATCCAGGCGAACCTACTGGCTCCGGGGGAACCGTCGGCGCTGGTCCTAGGCGCCCTCGTCACCATTGCCGCCGCCACGGTTGCGGCAGGAAGGTTTGCCGGGACGGCTGCCAAGGCCGGTGCCCTTCCGGCCCCTGACCCCGAGTAGGAAGGATCCGTGCCGAAACAGACGAGCCGAAACGTCGGTTTCGGCACGTTCCGCCTGTCTCGGCGTCGGTACCAGCTTAGAGCACGACGCCGGCACCCAGAAGGGGTGCCGGCGTCGAAGTTCGAGCGGTGGATGGGCCCACGCTTGCCAGGTTCCGGGGAAATCGCGCCAGCGATTTATCCGGTCCCGAACATTGGGCCCACAAAGCGGTGGATGGGCCCACGCTTGCCAGGTTCCGGGGAAATCGCGCCAGCGATTTATCCGGCCGGCAAGTGGGGACTAGCGGCCGCGGCGCTGGTTGGAGGCAGGAGCCGAGGCACGGCGGGGCCCGCCACCGGCACGTGCCGGACGGCCTGCACCGCCACCGTTGGAGTTGAAGCTGCCACCTGAGGTGCCACCGGTGTTGGAGGACCAGACGGCCCCACCCTGGCCGGCCCCGCGTGAAGTGCTGCGCGGGGCGTCGTTGTTGTGCGAGGAACTGCGGGGCGCTGACCCCTGGCCTGCGCGGTTGCCGCGGGCCACGTCGCCGTCGCGAGCCGGGCGACCCTCGCCTGCTGCACGTGCCGGACGGCCCTCACCGGAACGTGCCGGACGGCCTGCACCGCCAAAGCGGGCACCCTGCGGCTGGCCTTCACGGCGCTCCGAGCGGTTCCCCTCGGCGGAGGCGTCACCGGCAACGCGACCGCGCCCACCGCGACCGCCACGTCCACCGACTGTGGGGGCTGCGCCGGACCGGACCGAGCGCTTGCGCTGGGCGTTGGCGCCGTTGGAGGTGCCACCACCCTGTGCCGGCTGCTTCGCTGCGAGCAACGCCGCACGGGTACGCGGGTCAATCTTGTCGGCAACATTGCCCACCATGTTGGCGATGGTCGGTGAGCTGGCGGTGACGCGCTCAAAGTTCACGTCGACACCGGCTGCCTTCATGAGCTTCTTGACGTCGCTCTGCTGCTCGGGAAGCGTCAAGGTGACAACAACGCCGTCGGACCCGGCACGAGCCGTACGCCCTGATCGGTGCAGGTATGCCTTGTGCTCTGTGGGCGGGTCAACGTGGATGACCAGTTCAATGTCGTCAACGTGCACGCCGCGGGCGGCAACGTCGGTGGCAACCAGGACGCGGACGTCGCCGGTGGAGAACTCGGCCAGGTTCCTATCACGTGCGTTCTGTGAAAGGTTTCCGTGGAGGTCGACGGCGGGGATGCCGGCGTCGGTCAGGGTCTTGGCCAGCTTGCGGGCGTGGTGCTTGGTCCGCATGAACAGGATGCGACGCCCGGCCCCGGACGCCAGCTCGACGATAACCTGCTTCTTGATGGTCTGATCGCCAACAACCAGGACGTGGTGCTCCATGGTGGATACCGACGCCGTGGGCTCGTCCACCGAGTGGGTGAGCTGGTTGGAGAGGTAGCGCTGAACAATCTTGTCCACGCCGTTATCCAAGGTGGCGGAGAACAGCATGCGCTGGCCCTGGGTGGGGGTGGTGTCCAGCAGGCGCTTGACCACGGGAAGGAAGCCGAGGTCCGCCATGTGGTCGGCCTCGTCCAGCACGGTGATCTCAACGTTTTCCAGCGACACGATGCGCTGCTTCATGAGGTCTTCGAGGCGGCCCGGGCAGGCGATGACAATGTCAACGCCTGCGCGCAGTGCCTTTTCCTGACGGGCCTGGGAGACGCCGCCGTAAATGACCGTGGTGTTTAAGCCCATGGCCTTGGCCAACGGCTCGATGGTGTTGTTCAGCTGGGTGGCCAGCTCACGGGTGGGTGCCAGCACCAGACCCATGGGGCGGCCGGGCTTGCGGAAGTACGGGGCTTCGCGCTCGGCAAGGCGGGCAACCAGCGGGATGGCGAAGGCAATAGTCTTGCCCGAGCCGGTGCGGCCGCGGCCCAACACATCCCGGCCTGCCAGGGTGTCCGGCAAGGTCTTGATCTGGATGGGGAATGCTTCTTCAATGCCCTGAGCGGCGAGTGAAGCAACGATTTCCTTGGGCGCACCAAGGGCAGCAAAAGTTGTCATGTAAAGAGAGAATCTTTCGTAAGGCGGTTCAACGTCCCACGGGCAGTTTTGACCACGGGTTCGCCGATTCAATGCCAGAGCGTGTCAACCGCGAGTGCTTTCAAAGCAAAACCGTGCGGGACAAGTTGCATGCGTTCATCGACGCAGAATGCGCAAGATGCACATTAAGTAATTCTATCCTAACAGCGGCACGACGCCGGAGCCTCACCTTAGTGCCCTAACTCACCTTCCAGGCGACTTTCTTTATGCGCAGGGCCAACCCCGGCGGGCTGCGCCACTGGCCGAGCTGAGCAACCCGAAGGGTGCCTTGCTGCGCATAATGAAGGGCCCGAGCAGGAATCTACCAAAGCCCCCGGTACGCTTAAAGGAATGAGTGAATTTCCAGCTTCCGAGTCCCCTGCCGCCGCACCAGCCTCTGCCGCCGCACCATCACCGGCGGAGCCGCGCGCCCCGCGCACCGAGGACGGCTCGGCCCGCCCCGTCACCCCAGGGAGCCAGGCCGCGGAGGGCACCTACCGCACCCAGCCGGTGTCCTTCGTGCGCCGCGGCACCCGGTTGCAGGGCCGCCGCCAGCAGGCCTGGAACGAGCACTCCGACACGCTGGCCGTGGATGTCCCCCGCCATATCGCGGACACCTCCGTCCACCCCGACTACGTCTTCGACGCCGAGGCCGAGTTTGGCCGCGTGGCCCCCCTAGTCGTTGAGATCGGCTCCGGGCTGGGCGACGCCGTGGTGCACGCTGCCAAGGAAAACCCGGACAAGGACTTCCTGGCCGTGGAAGTTTACACACCGGGCCTGGCCCAGACCATCCAAAAGATCGTGGCCGCGCAACTAAACAACGTCCGCGTTGTGCAAGCCAACGCCCCCGAGGTCCTCTCCACCATGCTCCCGGCCGGCTCGGTCAGCCAGGTGTGGGTGTTCTTCCCGGACCCGTGGCACAAGACCAAGCACAACAAACGCCGCATGGTCAAGGACACATTCGCCCCCCTCGTCGCCCGCGTCCTGGCACCCGGTGGCGTGTGGCGGCTGGCAACCGACTGGTCCACCTACGCCGAGCAGATTCGCGACGTCGGCGTGGCGTCTGAGGACTTTGTCAACGTGCACGACGGCGAACGCACCGGTGCACAGAGCCCCCTCACCAAGGCGCGGCTCAGCGGCGTGGACTGCGAACAAAGCGACGAGCCGGACATGGTGGGCGGCTGGGCACCCCGCTTTGACGGGCGCATCCTGACCAGCTTTGAGAACAAGGCGCACAAGGCGGGCCGTGTCATCTTCGACCTCACCTTCCGCCGCAACTAGTCCACGCCCAACACCCCAACGCCAGCAAGGTCTTTAGGTGATGCAGCGTTCACCAAAACACGGTAAAAGATGATGCAGCGTTCAGGTGTAGTGCGTCATATTTAACTGCGCCGATGACACATTCCCTGCCACAAACGCCGCAAAGTGGCATTTTTTGGGCAACAATTAGCGCACCTCTTTGTCAGCTAATACACGGACGGTAGAAAACGCCGAAACCACGCCTTAGGGTGGGGCTATGAGTGCTGAAACTATTGCCGCCGGGGTCGATGGACCGGCGTCGGACGCGATGTTGAAATTGGGACGCTTCTTCACCAAATGGGATGAGAGCGAGGATTCCCGTGCCGTCTTTCGGGAGGGCGGCCGCTCCGGGGACATCTTTTATCGAGACCGGTGGAGCCACGACAAGGTGGTGCGCTCCACCCATGGCGTGAACTGCACGGGCTCGTGTTCGTGGAAGATCTACGTCAAGGACGGGATCATCACGTGGGAGTCCCAGCAGACCGACTACCCCTCGGTGGGTCCGGACAGTCCCGAATATGAGCCGCGCGGCTGCCCCCGCGGCGCCGCCTTTTCCTGGTATACCTACTCCCCCACCCGGGTCCGTTTCCCCTACGCCCGCGGCGTGCTCGTGGAAATGTACCGCGAGGCCAAGTCCCGGCTCAACGACCCTGTGCTGGCCTTTGCCGAAGTCACCGGCGACCCGGAGAAGCGCAAGAGGTACCAAAACGCCCGCGGCAAGGGTGGGCTGGTGCGCACCTCATGGGCCGAGGCCATCGAGATTGCCGCCGCCGCCCATGTGAACACCATCAAGACCTACGGCCCGGACCGGGTGGCCGGATTCTCTCCCATCCCCGCCATGTCCATGGTCAGCCACGCGATCGGCACCCGCTTCGTGCAGCTCATCGGCGGGGTCATGACCTCCTTTTACGACTGGTATGCGGACCTCCCCGTCGCCAGCCCCCAGGTGTTTGGCGACCAGACCGACGTCCCCGAGTCCGGCGACTGGTGGGACGCCACCTACCTGATGATGTGGGGCTCCAACGTCCCAGTGACCCGCACCCCCGACGCCCACTGGATGACAGAGGTGCGCTACCGCGGCACGAAGGTCATCGCCATCAGCCCCGACTACGCGGACAACACCAAGTTCGCCGACGAATGGCTGCCCGCCGCTGCCGGCACTGACGCCGCCCTGGCCATGGGCATGGGCCATGTGACGCTCAAGGAGTTCTTTGTGGACCGGAAGGTCCCGTTCTTCCAGGACTATGTGCGCCAGTTCACCGACCTACCATTTTTGATCCGCCTGGAAAAGCGCGACGACGGGACGTACAGCCCCAGCAAGTTCCTCACCGCCTCGTTCGTCCCCGGCCAGGAGGGTGTCGAGGACGCTGCATTCAAGACCATGCTCTTTGACAAGGTCACAGGTCGGGCGATCGTACCCAACGGCACCATGGGACACAGGTATTCCAAGA
This region of Arthrobacter alpinus genomic DNA includes:
- a CDS encoding cation:proton antiporter, producing the protein MTFPVLALICVAALLGPLLALPQKWRLPVVIGELLAGLLIGRTALNLVDPAEPTFTFLADMGFALVMFVAGTHVPVRNKAIRSALGRGALGLIAVSVVAAAIGIALASVFGGGHAPLYIVLLASSSAALVLPIVGSLGLAGPNVLAMTAQVALADTLAIIALPLALDPATAGTAALGSLAVLACSGVVFVLLRQGERTGLRDRIHKVSESRKFALELRIQLIILFALAGLAVWSHVSIMLAGFVFGLVVSAAGEPRRLARQLFAITEGFLGPLFFLWLGASLNLHELAAHPPMILLGLALGVGAIAAHSVTRFFGQPLPLGVLSASQLGVPVAAATIGIQANLLAPGEPSALVLGALVTIAAATVAAGRFAGTAAKAGALPAPDPE
- a CDS encoding DEAD/DEAH box helicase — its product is MTTFAALGAPKEIVASLAAQGIEEAFPIQIKTLPDTLAGRDVLGRGRTGSGKTIAFAIPLVARLAEREAPYFRKPGRPMGLVLAPTRELATQLNNTIEPLAKAMGLNTTVIYGGVSQARQEKALRAGVDIVIACPGRLEDLMKQRIVSLENVEITVLDEADHMADLGFLPVVKRLLDTTPTQGQRMLFSATLDNGVDKIVQRYLSNQLTHSVDEPTASVSTMEHHVLVVGDQTIKKQVIVELASGAGRRILFMRTKHHARKLAKTLTDAGIPAVDLHGNLSQNARDRNLAEFSTGDVRVLVATDVAARGVHVDDIELVIHVDPPTEHKAYLHRSGRTARAGSDGVVVTLTLPEQQSDVKKLMKAAGVDVNFERVTASSPTIANMVGNVADKIDPRTRAALLAAKQPAQGGGTSNGANAQRKRSVRSGAAPTVGGRGGRGGRGRVAGDASAEGNRSERREGQPQGARFGGAGRPARSGEGRPARAAGEGRPARDGDVARGNRAGQGSAPRSSSHNNDAPRSTSRGAGQGGAVWSSNTGGTSGGSFNSNGGGAGRPARAGGGPRRASAPASNQRRGR
- the trmB gene encoding tRNA (guanosine(46)-N7)-methyltransferase TrmB translates to MSEFPASESPAAAPASAAAPSPAEPRAPRTEDGSARPVTPGSQAAEGTYRTQPVSFVRRGTRLQGRRQQAWNEHSDTLAVDVPRHIADTSVHPDYVFDAEAEFGRVAPLVVEIGSGLGDAVVHAAKENPDKDFLAVEVYTPGLAQTIQKIVAAQLNNVRVVQANAPEVLSTMLPAGSVSQVWVFFPDPWHKTKHNKRRMVKDTFAPLVARVLAPGGVWRLATDWSTYAEQIRDVGVASEDFVNVHDGERTGAQSPLTKARLSGVDCEQSDEPDMVGGWAPRFDGRILTSFENKAHKAGRVIFDLTFRRN